The DNA sequence TCTATACACATGTAGCCCACTAGTGGACTGCTTTGAGAAGGTATCTCAGACACTACAGCAATACAAATGAGTGGTGAACCACTTGTGATTGCATACAGAGTGTTAGTCTGTGATAGCGTGTTTCGTCTGCTTCTGGAGTGCTTCCCTCAGAGTGGAGAATGAGGTGCCAAacactgctgcctgcaccagctgcccttgTTACATAAAGAGCTGAGAACAGTAACTGCcctggatgcatctgatgaagtgggtctttgcccacgaaagcttatgctccaaaatacgttagtctgtaaaggtgccacaggacttcatgttgttctcaaagctacagactaagcacggctacctctccaatacttgCCTTGGAATAGTAACGgacagccacttccccatggAAGCCAAGTAATAGATAAGGTATTTaaagggagctggtgctggaaaaGATACAGGGAAGCAGTTTTTTCATCTGTAGGGAACTGTAGCCTGTGGGGGAGAGAAGCAATGTAATAGCCTGGAAAGTGAAGATTAGCTCATCCCCTGCATACACCCACACATCCATTTAAGCAAAGCTGGTGTAGGTCAGCAATACCCTGAAATCCCTGCAGAGAAGGGGAAGTGAATCTatgtacaataaacccttgaaatgtgcaattttgagttgtgcCTAACTCACATTAAGTTAAGCCCAACTCAAAGTCCAgctcctccctggccctggctcaaccaccCTGGCCCCATGTGGCCCTGGCTAACCCTTACCTCCCCGCAACCTCACCACCCGCCCACAGCTCTGGTTCACAcactcgggggcggggggtgtcaggGTTACGGGGGGGTTCCTtgcttcaccaagcccttggggAAGCAAAGCCAcaggtgctcctggccctggagaagcagcaggtgctcctggccccagttcaaccctcaCCCAAGGCTTAACCCTCTGGCTCCCTGTTCCATAGCCCCAGGCCCACCAccactccccaaccccaggacttaccttacagcaggagcacctggagctccttttgcttCCCTGCAGAATGTGTATTCTGCTGGGGAAGAAAGCCACCCTGGCTTACATGAAATTTGGATTATGCCGGGGTTCATGGGAAAGTAACTATTGCATagatcaagggtctactgtataaatGAAGATGGTATCTGCACTGACTTTAAAAACTTTTTTCGCATGTGTGTTAGCTTCACTCATTTGGACAAGAGTAGCAGCAGACCCAGTCCTTTTAGCTGCATGGCTTTATTTgccttttagaaaaatattcatAAGTTAGAATTTGTTTAAATAggtatttatttcaaaacaattgcTTACAGTGTGTGTCCGCAAACTGAATACTGTCTTGAAGGACAAGTCAAAAATAACTGGAGATTGATTGTACAGAAGGCAGACAAGTATAGCAGCAGCACCTTAATCCTTACAACGGAAGTTTTTACCATCAGGTGCGAACAGTTGGATTTGTCTAGACAACCCAAGGAGACTTTTCCCCTTCAAAACAAACATTGATTTTAACAGTCAATGCTTCAAAGAGTTGAGCTGCATCCCTATTCTTAAAATTATTAGATCTTCAGGTGCTGGTTATCTAGCTTCCATTTCTCCTTGGCTTCTCAACCTTTACTATgtcctgcctttcttcctccgATTTGATGCAGCGTTCATCCATAGTGTGTTTTCATTTGTGGAAATTGGTCATGCAATCTTTATTTTATTGGGAAGGAAGAAGAATGAGCAAAGAGAGGTTCATCTATATCTTTGCCACCATTCTTCCATGTTATATTCTGGTTCTCAAAGTGGGGTTTTGAAGGTGTTTTTTAAACAGCTGATACAAGCTTGACCTAAAATGATAGGCCCCATCTGAACTCTTCCTGTCTCATTTAAAACTGGAGGAGGCTTTGACTAAAAAACCCTTTCCTCCATGTCAAAAGCTACCAGAACCATTAGCTAGCTAAATTGTAACAGTCCATCTTATCACATgacaaaaaaaagcacttttaGGCCTACTAATAAGAAACAGTAGATCAGAGACGAAGTACATAGTTCACAGTATCTTGCCTTGGAACACAGTGCCCTAAACATTGAACCATCCCAAAAGTTTAATCTTTACACcaaattcatttttaatacaaaagGTATTTATGCTAAGGGAGAAAGTTTAGTGCACATGAAAGCTTCGTACTGGCTTAAATTAAGCCTTGTACAGGCTGCTATGCCAGTTCCCCCTTATTACTGCCAGGGCATATCTGTTTAGATTGACGGCTAATTTCAGTCTGAAGCAGATGTTTCCCTACAGGTGATACTGTGGTGCAGAAAAATCTCTACAAGCCTAAAATTGAACAAAACCTTGCTCCTTTGTGAAGTAAGGAAAAACACTACTCCTAATTTccaacaggagaaaaaaaaagtgtaatacAATTTCTTCTTAGGTCTCTAGTTTCTGTAGCACGCTGAGCATAGTGAGCTACATTGTCATTTGCTGCTGTGGAGAGGACAAACCTACTATGCAAAAATTAAGCCAAATGTTCTACTTAACTGTCAACTACCCTTGCATAATAACCTTTCCTGTGTGGTAGGGGGTAACTGCATGCCCAGAGAATGCAGTTGACTAAGAACGACCATATCTTACAAGTTTACAGATAAACACATTCAAATTGCAGTACATATGTGACAGCAAGATACAAAAACACCAGCAGGACCCTTCTTAGTCCAGAAAGGAAACATTAACAGAATTTCAGTGGGAGGTCGTCAGCATAGTTAATACAGATAAGTGTTAGGGCTGAGAAGAGAAACGCTTATATTTTGTTCTATGTTCATCTatttcttgctttgttttcttgatACAACTAAAAATTTCCTTAAAGAGAGCTTTATATTCAGGTAGAGTATTTCCTGGTGAGCCATTTAGTTCAACATTTCCATGCTCTTGATCAGTAGCTGAATGGTCAGACTGGACGTTTCCCATATTAGGGTCTTTTGAATACTGTTTTGATGTTTGTACAGCCTTATGTTTTAAAGACTCTTCATCCATTTGACACTTCTTCAGAAGTTCCTCATACTTAACCTTCAGAGCATTGTACTGAGCATCCACTTCATTAAGCAAGGAGATGCCTCGCTGCTTCACAGCTTCAGCTCTTCTAATACAGGTTTCTTCGTGGCCCTTTAGGAGGTCTCCACCTGCAGCACTACTTAGTAAGGTCTCACTGCTACTTCTTTTTAGGGACCTTTTATCAAGCTGGGGGATAGTCATGAATGCATCCTCTGAAGGGCTTTGATTAATTTCCTTTTCTAAGGACTccttaaatgaaataaaaaatgattCTGGGACCAGATTCTCCATGCTGTTGACAAATGCATTTTCAGACTGAAACATCTGCCTCATTTCAGCCACTTCTAATTCAAGCTCTTCTGCCCGAGCCCGGTATAGGTCTTTATCAGCCAGCTTCTGTTCCAGGTCACAGTTCTCCTTCACCATAAGGTGATACTCCTCTTCCATTGTTACTCTCTTCTCCTTTTCCACAGAAAGTTGGGCTTGTAATACAGttaatgctttttttaaattctcattttCTTCTTCTATGGGACTCAGTTGATTATCCATTGAAGTAATTTTTTCTGCAAAAATGTGATCATAAACAAAATACCTGCAGAAACAAAACGTGTTAGAGCTTAGATTTCCTACAATTTTTCAGCTGCCTCTTCTGGATAACAGGTACTGAATTTAAATTCCCTGCTGAAAACTGGTTTCCAAACAGGACCAGGTTAGTGGTTTAAGTTATTTCTTTGTACAAAGTTACAATGCCTCAATAATCAGACAGTGCTTTCCTATAGGTTGGTACTAAATGCAGTACAGTACCCAGTGATACTTCCCAATTCAGGTGTCATCACAGCTACTTAATTGCAATGTCAAATTGTATACGTAAAACCTACTATACAAGCAGGCCTATAATTGGAATTAGAGATTCATCCAGAATATTTCTTTGAGGACACAGTTTGCTACAGAACCTTCCTAGTATTGGGAAAAGATGAATTATGATAATCCAACAGGCTGTTTTTCCTGTTTTAATTTTACAATTTTCATAATGAAATGGATCTGCAATCTAATACCTTGTAGTTTCAAAGTCTCAGGATATCCACTACACACTATAGAAGTTAATATTAAAGCTTAATATAACATGCTTTGTGTTTTAGACTGAACATCAAATTTAACAAGTTATCATTTTTAAACACCTAGGAAGTAAAAATATTTAGTTCTGGATAGTAGATTCTGTAAATGCACATAACTGAAGAGACTAACTGTTCTCCAAGGCGCTCACAGTATGCTGCTTTATATCTGCTCGACTCTTTAAGTTGTCCACAGGGCTTTTTTCTCCAGCGGAATGCAGCAGAACTATATTCCAACACCTTTTCCCCCTTGCTGCTGCGATTTTGGAAGCTGAGTGGGCAGGGCAGTCctgaaccacatgtggctcttaaaggagccattagcagctcctgctgcac is a window from the Carettochelys insculpta isolate YL-2023 chromosome 16, ASM3395843v1, whole genome shotgun sequence genome containing:
- the CDR2 gene encoding cerebellar degeneration-related protein 2, with product MLADSLVEEFEIRDDEPWYDQQDLQQDLHLAAELGKTLLDRNTELEESLQQMYTTNQEQLQEIEYLTKQVELLRQMNDQHAKVYEQLDVTARELEDANQKLVADSRVSQQKMLSLTETIESLQIHIDDLQRQVEELKKSGRGHMNHERSEQPRSARSFSCLKELYDLRKYFVYDHIFAEKITSMDNQLSPIEEENENLKKALTVLQAQLSVEKEKRVTMEEEYHLMVKENCDLEQKLADKDLYRARAEELELEVAEMRQMFQSENAFVNSMENLVPESFFISFKESLEKEINQSPSEDAFMTIPQLDKRSLKRSSSETLLSSAAGGDLLKGHEETCIRRAEAVKQRGISLLNEVDAQYNALKVKYEELLKKCQMDEESLKHKAVQTSKQYSKDPNMGNVQSDHSATDQEHGNVELNGSPGNTLPEYKALFKEIFSCIKKTKQEIDEHRTKYKRFSSQP